In the Phycisphaerales bacterium genome, GCTTTAGGGTTTCAATAAGCCTTGCCCCCATGCCTTCAAACCAATCAAGCTCTAAGCCCATGCGCATCTCGCAGCGGGCTTGCCTATCAGCAGTCTCAATATCTTTGATGTACGAGGGCAGTGAGGTGGCAGGCATCGCCCAACGGGGAGGATTGCCCTGCGGTGGGATCACAAAGTGGTCAGAGACTCCAAGTTCATCAATTCCCAAAGCATCGGCTGCTTCAGCCATTTCGGCGATACTTGCTTTGCCATCGCTGTAGTGACTGTGATTATGGTACGAGGCAAGCATGTGGCGCCGACCCTAACGAGTTGGGTTTCTCACTGGTCTTCATACCAATCTGAATTCGCTTTTATGTAATCGTGCCATTCTTCTGGCAGATCTTCCTCTGGAAAGATTGCTTGTACGGGGCATTCATCAACGCAGAGTCCGCAGTCGATGCAGGTCTCGGGGTCAATGTAGAGCATCTCTGCTGGGTCAAATTGGCCCTCGTCTTTGGTGGGATGAATGCAGTCGACAGGGCACACCTCCACACAGGAGGCGTCCTTGGTTCCGATACAGGGTTCTGCGATGACATGTGTCATAGGATTATCGTGCTCCCAGCGGCAAGGCTGATTCGTTGCCGAGTAGGCTTTTAGTAAAGCGAGATTCTAGCAGGTCAAACAGCAGATCTCGACGGTCATTTCAAAAGACAGCAGGGCCGACTTAGTCGGCCCTGCTGGTGCAATCTGCGCATATTGCAATTGTCGCCTACCGTCTCTTGCGAGCGGTTTTTCTACGAGTCGCCTTCTTGCGAGTGGCTTTCTTACGAGTCGCCTTCTTGCGAGTGGCTTTCTTACGGGTCGCTTTCTTGCGAGTCGCTTTCTTGCGAGTCGCCTTCTTGCG is a window encoding:
- a CDS encoding ferredoxin family protein, translating into MTHVIAEPCIGTKDASCVEVCPVDCIHPTKDEGQFDPAEMLYIDPETCIDCGLCVDECPVQAIFPEEDLPEEWHDYIKANSDWYEDQ